In one Balneolales bacterium ANBcel1 genomic region, the following are encoded:
- a CDS encoding PAS domain S-box protein, with translation MKPAREIAYYRRLIISGLALAVITIAGFVIGMDLQKSCRTLLVMNTNISRIQTDASFHLMNYARTGDVRDLQKFRSTASPLIDLARAMNEVESEESNNESITNAFVQVGLTNGQATRINRLSNYSRVIPFPDRDITSWDYAMTYHYRLFDLSRRLLRDHVHGNMTGLHATGYMRELQELNQQIMLENEIMEAGLVRYIERIGRVTSILIGITLLVGFGFIGYVAFHVEKCWIRHERFLYKSRDRYRDMFEQAGIGILQLTTEGQILRANESIVHILGYDSSDELKEEITNFFRKFVDPERKEEFKTLLEENESVSNFMFRVSQKSEKQIWILCNARSVKDESGTVLYYEASMQDYTLYRQTNQELHYLTGILRGMAASIYQLLRTPDFNDAIKKMMKTIGQAGAFDRVHIYRSYGGGESRTFDLKYEWVKYDTLHILNTKATRNMNWDEWMPETVQELEGGRVLDIMPADHEGAMQKWMKQNKSRVLLAAPIIVDKRLWGVLCFDNCSNADPWPDESKQVIRSLSGALGYYIQKVRMQESLVESKNLHQALLANIREVVFQADQQGNLCYVSPAWDQITHCDSSDCIGKSIYEFMHPDDREKAREDFEQLLESGQKNFRREYRLKCRGGQDRWLEWNVMLLDQSREGTPQFYGTMYDLTERKASEEAMLQNNQRLEALIESSPMMMSVVGTDGYVTLWNRSAETTYGWKRDEVLGQPAPDVPDDQQDDYMEMLDRVLSGEVVRGLELERRRRDGSRLYVQMFASPLYGSNGKVDQVITFAQDVSEAKISREAIRKSLKEKNVLLSEIHHRVKNNMAVISGLLSLKAQEQKDPAIAELLRENENRIRSMSMIHEKLYQTDTYAEIEFGGYLRDLAEHINNQYEDLDVSTEIEAEDVYLEISQAVPCGLLANEIVTNCYKHAFPENRAGKVKITLADKAGKCELIIRDDGVGLPEELLAGRPDQSFGLNLIRGLSKQVKGELEMRNENGLFVKVVFPLV, from the coding sequence TTGAAACCGGCCCGGGAAATAGCCTATTACAGGCGCCTGATTATCTCCGGACTCGCACTGGCTGTCATAACCATTGCGGGTTTTGTGATCGGTATGGATTTGCAGAAATCCTGCCGGACGCTGCTGGTTATGAATACCAATATCAGCCGGATTCAAACCGATGCCTCCTTTCACCTGATGAACTATGCGCGGACCGGTGACGTCCGCGATCTGCAGAAATTCCGGAGTACCGCTTCGCCGCTGATCGATCTTGCAAGGGCCATGAACGAAGTGGAAAGCGAAGAGTCAAATAACGAATCGATCACCAACGCTTTTGTGCAGGTAGGTCTTACCAACGGCCAGGCAACCCGAATCAATCGCTTGAGCAACTACTCCAGGGTAATCCCCTTCCCCGACAGGGATATCACGTCATGGGACTATGCCATGACCTATCACTATCGATTGTTCGATCTTTCGCGCAGGCTGCTGCGTGATCACGTCCATGGGAACATGACCGGGCTGCACGCAACGGGATACATGCGTGAACTCCAGGAGCTCAACCAGCAGATTATGCTTGAAAATGAGATCATGGAAGCCGGACTTGTCCGCTATATTGAGCGTATAGGCCGGGTTACCAGCATACTCATCGGCATTACCCTGCTGGTTGGTTTCGGGTTTATCGGGTATGTCGCATTCCATGTGGAAAAGTGCTGGATCCGCCATGAGCGATTTCTGTACAAATCCCGAGACCGCTACCGGGATATGTTTGAACAGGCGGGAATTGGAATACTGCAGTTGACAACCGAGGGCCAGATCCTTCGGGCCAATGAATCGATTGTACATATTCTGGGGTACGATTCGTCCGACGAACTGAAAGAGGAGATTACAAATTTCTTTCGCAAGTTTGTTGATCCGGAGCGCAAGGAAGAGTTTAAAACCCTGCTCGAAGAAAATGAGTCGGTGAGCAATTTCATGTTTCGGGTGAGCCAGAAAAGCGAGAAACAAATTTGGATACTTTGCAACGCCCGTTCGGTAAAGGATGAATCCGGCACGGTTCTCTATTATGAAGCCAGCATGCAGGACTACACGCTTTACCGACAGACCAACCAGGAGTTGCACTATCTGACCGGCATCCTGCGAGGCATGGCGGCATCGATCTATCAGTTGCTGCGCACGCCGGATTTCAACGATGCCATCAAGAAAATGATGAAGACCATCGGTCAGGCCGGCGCCTTCGACCGCGTTCATATTTACCGAAGCTATGGCGGTGGGGAAAGCCGGACTTTCGACCTGAAGTATGAGTGGGTCAAGTATGATACCCTGCATATCCTGAATACAAAGGCGACCCGCAACATGAACTGGGATGAGTGGATGCCGGAAACAGTGCAGGAACTGGAGGGGGGCAGAGTGCTGGATATTATGCCCGCCGATCACGAAGGAGCGATGCAAAAATGGATGAAGCAGAATAAAAGCCGGGTTCTGCTTGCCGCACCCATAATTGTGGACAAGCGTCTGTGGGGGGTACTTTGCTTTGATAATTGTTCCAATGCTGATCCCTGGCCTGACGAATCGAAACAGGTGATCCGAAGCCTGTCGGGGGCGCTCGGCTACTATATACAGAAAGTACGCATGCAGGAATCGCTGGTTGAGAGCAAGAACCTGCACCAGGCGCTGCTGGCAAACATTCGTGAAGTGGTGTTTCAGGCCGATCAGCAGGGGAACCTTTGCTATGTGAGTCCGGCCTGGGATCAGATTACCCATTGCGACAGTTCGGACTGTATCGGGAAAAGTATCTACGAATTCATGCATCCTGATGACAGGGAGAAGGCCCGGGAAGATTTTGAACAATTGCTGGAGTCGGGCCAGAAGAATTTCCGCAGGGAGTATCGTTTGAAATGTAGAGGCGGCCAGGATCGCTGGCTGGAGTGGAATGTCATGTTGCTGGATCAAAGCCGTGAGGGAACGCCGCAGTTTTACGGTACCATGTACGACCTGACGGAGCGAAAGGCATCCGAGGAAGCGATGCTGCAAAATAATCAGCGGTTGGAGGCATTGATTGAAAGCTCACCCATGATGATGTCGGTAGTGGGAACCGACGGATATGTGACATTGTGGAACCGTTCGGCGGAAACCACATACGGCTGGAAACGTGATGAAGTCCTGGGCCAACCGGCTCCGGATGTTCCGGATGACCAGCAGGATGACTATATGGAGATGCTGGACAGGGTGCTTTCAGGAGAGGTGGTTCGCGGCCTGGAACTGGAGCGCCGGCGGCGGGATGGGTCACGTCTGTATGTTCAGATGTTCGCCTCCCCTCTGTACGGCAGCAACGGAAAGGTGGATCAGGTGATTACTTTTGCCCAGGATGTCAGCGAGGCGAAGATATCAAGGGAAGCAATTCGCAAGTCGCTTAAGGAAAAAAATGTTCTTCTGTCGGAAATCCATCATCGGGTGAAAAACAACATGGCGGTGATCTCCGGACTTCTTTCCCTTAAAGCGCAGGAACAGAAGGATCCGGCCATCGCAGAGCTGCTGCGGGAAAACGAGAACCGGATCCGGTCCATGTCCATGATCCACGAAAAGCTCTATCAGACCGACACGTACGCCGAAATCGAATTCGGGGGATATCTGCGAGACCTGGCCGAACATATCAACAACCAGTACGAAGACCTGGATGTGTCAACCGAAATCGAAGCCGAGGATGTGTATCTTGAAATAAGTCAGGCTGTGCCATGCGGACTCCTGGCCAATGAAATTGTTACCAACTGCTATAAGCACGCGTTTCCCGAGAACAGAGCCGGGAAAGTTAAAATCACATTGGCCGACAAGGCAGGGAAATGCGAACTGATCATCAGGGATGATGGCGTCGGCCTGCCTGAAGAACTGCTCGCCGGCAGACCTGACCAAAGCTTCGGGTTGAATCTGATACGTGGGCTGAGCAAACAGGTGAAGGGGGAGCTGGAGATGAGAAATGAAAACGGATTGTTTGTGAAGGTGGTGTTCCCGCTGGTGTAG
- a CDS encoding type 1 glutamine amidotransferase yields the protein MQILKQTGPFLVLMAIIVLTVGCEPHTTETAEITETGELRGKNVAFLVGEGFHDGETLFPMAYLINHGANVTVIGAETGEFTAYNSDVTVLVPLSVDDVVPGNFDALVIPGGGSPDNLRQHDNVVSFVRDFYEMNRPMAAICHGPQVLITAGVVGGRTLTGFQGIEDEITGAGASFEDVEVMVDGNLITSRLPQDLPAFSRQIAEALMN from the coding sequence ATGCAGATATTGAAGCAGACAGGACCCTTTTTGGTATTGATGGCAATTATTGTGCTCACTGTTGGCTGTGAGCCCCATACAACCGAAACCGCTGAAATCACCGAAACAGGTGAATTACGTGGGAAAAATGTCGCATTTCTGGTAGGTGAGGGATTCCATGACGGAGAAACCCTCTTTCCAATGGCCTATCTCATCAACCATGGTGCGAACGTTACGGTTATCGGGGCCGAAACCGGGGAGTTTACCGCCTATAACAGCGATGTGACCGTCCTGGTACCGCTGTCGGTTGACGATGTTGTTCCCGGAAATTTTGACGCCCTTGTGATTCCCGGTGGCGGCTCGCCGGACAACCTTCGCCAGCATGATAATGTCGTCTCCTTCGTGAGAGACTTCTACGAAATGAACCGGCCAATGGCGGCCATCTGCCATGGCCCACAGGTTTTAATCACTGCAGGCGTGGTTGGAGGCCGTACTCTTACCGGCTTCCAGGGTATTGAAGATGAGATAACCGGCGCAGGTGCAAGTTTCGAAGATGTAGAGGTTATGGTGGATGGGAACCTGATCACCTCCCGGCTGCCGCAAGACCTTCCCGCATTCAGCCGGCAGATCGCGGAAGCGCTGATGAACTGA
- a CDS encoding erythromycin esterase family protein: MSQNLMFSPSLNGNRLYAYARCLLLFFAAALLLPGGSYAGTGYSAASSQDERVVDHIRGTGIALSGKQDLGPLIERAGERRLVLLGEASHGTSEYYSWRAEISRRLIEDKGFDFVIVEADWPLAFRINRHVKHMEDDPQESRDALSVFSRWPQWMWNNEEVLHLVNWMRDYNSRQPAGGTAGFYGLDVYAWEQGISDVIAFLEQNDPQQVRRVRGLYGCFDRHRDLSGYLRSVQVSGEHCGGDLEEVHELLSRNRDTYAADDSLGFLKAYQNSRMVVFAERHIRGNLQQGPQSWNHRVDHFYDAAEKLLEAYGEEARGIVWAHNTHIGDARATDMRNAGMRNIGQIARETLGEEQVFSVGFGTYRGEVYAARQWEGRRERMQVPEARDGSYESLMYRAGISPLLLLFDDPDAHGPLLEQRGNRAIGVVYQPEQDARQNYVETVMPLRYDAFLFFDETRALTPLD; encoded by the coding sequence ATGTCTCAAAATCTGATGTTTTCTCCCTCGCTCAACGGAAACAGGCTTTATGCATATGCAAGGTGCTTATTGCTGTTCTTTGCAGCGGCCCTTTTACTTCCCGGTGGCAGTTATGCCGGCACGGGGTATTCTGCTGCCTCATCACAGGATGAACGGGTGGTGGATCATATCCGGGGAACGGGGATCGCACTGTCCGGCAAGCAGGATCTTGGTCCACTGATTGAGCGGGCGGGGGAGCGCCGGCTGGTACTTCTTGGAGAAGCTTCGCACGGCACCTCCGAGTACTACTCCTGGAGGGCGGAAATATCCCGGCGGCTTATTGAGGATAAAGGTTTTGATTTTGTGATTGTGGAGGCCGACTGGCCCCTTGCCTTTCGAATCAACCGGCATGTCAAGCACATGGAGGATGATCCGCAGGAAAGCCGAGACGCCCTGTCCGTTTTTTCCAGATGGCCGCAGTGGATGTGGAATAATGAAGAGGTTCTGCATCTGGTCAACTGGATGCGCGATTACAACAGCCGGCAACCGGCCGGCGGTACTGCCGGATTTTACGGTCTCGATGTTTACGCATGGGAGCAGGGGATCAGCGATGTGATTGCTTTCCTTGAGCAGAACGACCCGCAACAGGTACGCCGGGTTCGCGGCCTGTATGGCTGCTTTGACCGTCATCGGGATCTTTCCGGATATTTACGCTCGGTGCAAGTTAGCGGGGAGCATTGCGGAGGTGACCTGGAGGAAGTGCATGAGCTGCTTTCCCGGAACCGGGACACGTACGCGGCCGATGACTCTCTGGGATTTCTGAAAGCGTACCAGAACTCCCGAATGGTGGTCTTTGCCGAGCGGCATATCCGGGGAAACCTGCAACAGGGTCCGCAGTCATGGAATCACCGGGTGGACCATTTTTATGACGCTGCTGAAAAGCTGCTCGAAGCGTATGGTGAGGAGGCGCGGGGTATTGTTTGGGCCCACAACACACATATCGGGGATGCCCGGGCTACCGATATGCGAAATGCCGGAATGCGCAATATTGGTCAGATTGCCCGCGAGACCCTGGGCGAAGAGCAGGTCTTCTCCGTAGGTTTCGGCACCTACCGGGGTGAGGTGTACGCAGCGCGGCAATGGGAAGGCCGCAGAGAGCGCATGCAGGTGCCCGAAGCCCGGGATGGCAGTTACGAATCTCTGATGTACCGTGCCGGTATTTCTCCGCTGCTGTTACTGTTTGATGATCCGGACGCGCACGGTCCCCTGCTGGAACAAAGGGGAAACCGTGCCATCGGAGTGGTCTATCAGCCGGAACAGGATGCGCGGCAGAATTACGTGGAGACCGTTATGCCGCTGCGATACGACGCGTTTCTGTTTTTTGATGAAACGCGGGCACTGACTCCGCTTGATTGA
- a CDS encoding STAS domain-containing protein, whose product MSTFEIKRRSESNIVILDIFGELDAHTAPVLEKEFQQLIEDKSVEIIVNGSSLEYISSAGLGVFMAYIEDIRSQGGDIKITRLKPKVFNVFDLLGFPTLYDILDTEADAIDRFQNRSQ is encoded by the coding sequence ATGAGCACATTCGAGATAAAAAGAAGGTCCGAATCCAATATTGTAATACTTGACATTTTCGGGGAACTGGATGCTCATACGGCTCCTGTACTGGAAAAAGAGTTTCAACAGCTGATCGAGGATAAATCTGTAGAGATCATTGTCAACGGTTCTTCGCTGGAGTACATATCCAGTGCCGGCCTGGGTGTTTTCATGGCCTATATCGAGGATATCCGTTCACAAGGAGGTGATATCAAAATCACCCGGCTCAAACCAAAAGTTTTTAATGTATTCGACCTTCTCGGCTTTCCAACGCTGTACGACATTCTGGATACCGAGGCCGATGCAATCGATCGTTTTCAAAACCGGTCCCAATAA
- a CDS encoding ATP-binding protein: MTAITEHTLRTGASTEELERIRHFVADHARSFGFGENDISDIQLAVDEACTNVIKHAYQWDATKEIIIRIAEHKNEFLISIFDNGKPFDPKAYRLPTTQDQLEQKKRSGYGILLIRKLMDNVEYRKRKSRNEIRMTKKL; encoded by the coding sequence GTGACTGCCATTACGGAACATACCTTGCGTACCGGCGCCTCCACCGAAGAGCTGGAGCGCATCAGGCATTTCGTTGCCGACCATGCCCGCAGCTTTGGTTTTGGCGAGAACGATATCAGCGACATACAGCTTGCCGTCGATGAAGCCTGCACCAATGTCATCAAGCACGCCTACCAATGGGACGCCACCAAAGAGATTATCATCCGGATCGCCGAACACAAAAATGAATTTCTGATCTCCATTTTTGACAACGGCAAACCGTTCGATCCGAAAGCCTACCGGCTCCCGACCACACAAGATCAGTTGGAACAGAAAAAAAGGAGTGGATACGGTATCCTGCTGATCCGTAAATTGATGGATAACGTGGAGTACCGGAAGCGGAAATCCCGCAATGAAATCCGGATGACAAAAAAACTCTGA
- a CDS encoding PP2C family protein-serine/threonine phosphatase, whose amino-acid sequence MPDPNQKYSEHQSRFDLQTLLDTSRLLIESHDVDFVLNNLLLISMGKLMVQRAAIFWYHPRSSSYSVIKKKGRIQLPDTFSIPEKPFRTSNAIYCGTHPELALIAESGIRLMIPIKSSNRHLGYLALGPKPGNLENTREETDILESFVFMSGIAISNSELVGELKSTNRKLDYKVQELHTLFDLSKAFNVSTNRKEIIRLFKYTLLGQMFIRRFFLVVCRNHEPVLVTENGLQVTPDDTQLDKLFRIEKDIIRVDDSLRSEIPFLDSSEMVLILKLHGDAGEPAILGLGKRANGKDFEQTDYNFLISLGNLALMSVQKTFLLEDQIEKERMEEELQIARSIQQKLLPETIPEVPGLQIAGRNVPSYQVGGDYFDLIRHESGNLTMAIADVTGKGVPASLLMANLQSVLHILQPFEISLVDATGQINALIYQNTPSDKFISFFWGLYSPENRTLRYVNAGHNPPILLRENTEPRLLTEGGVLLGAMPTLTPYSEGTLPLEKGDLLVMYTDGVTEAMNADDEEYGEERLTALLDELRGADARDILEGITADVGSFCDDQFTDDLTLIVIKVH is encoded by the coding sequence GTGCCGGATCCGAATCAAAAATACAGTGAGCATCAAAGCCGGTTCGATCTGCAGACCCTACTCGATACCAGCCGCCTGCTGATTGAATCGCACGATGTTGATTTTGTGCTGAACAACCTGCTGCTTATCTCCATGGGGAAGCTGATGGTGCAGCGTGCCGCCATTTTCTGGTATCACCCCCGCTCCAGCTCCTACTCGGTGATAAAGAAGAAGGGACGCATCCAGCTGCCTGACACCTTCAGTATCCCGGAGAAACCGTTTCGAACCAGCAACGCCATTTACTGCGGTACCCATCCCGAACTTGCACTGATCGCCGAGTCCGGCATTCGCCTGATGATCCCGATTAAGAGCAGTAATCGGCATCTCGGATATCTTGCGCTCGGGCCCAAACCCGGAAATCTTGAAAATACCAGGGAGGAGACCGACATACTGGAGAGTTTTGTCTTCATGTCAGGTATCGCCATCTCGAATTCCGAACTGGTCGGGGAACTCAAATCCACCAACCGGAAGCTGGACTACAAGGTGCAGGAGCTTCACACCCTGTTTGACCTCAGCAAGGCATTTAACGTATCAACAAACCGAAAAGAGATCATCCGGCTGTTTAAATACACCCTGCTCGGCCAGATGTTCATCCGCCGCTTTTTCCTGGTCGTATGCCGAAATCACGAACCTGTGCTTGTAACGGAGAACGGGCTGCAGGTCACTCCGGATGACACCCAGCTTGATAAACTGTTCCGAATCGAGAAGGATATCATTCGGGTGGATGACTCCCTTCGGTCGGAGATCCCGTTCCTGGATTCTTCCGAGATGGTACTGATCCTGAAACTGCATGGCGATGCCGGGGAACCGGCAATTCTCGGCCTGGGTAAACGGGCGAACGGTAAGGATTTCGAGCAAACCGACTACAATTTTCTGATTTCTCTGGGAAACCTGGCGCTCATGTCTGTGCAGAAAACTTTTCTGCTGGAAGACCAGATAGAGAAAGAACGGATGGAAGAGGAGTTGCAAATTGCCCGTTCCATTCAACAGAAATTGCTTCCGGAAACAATTCCGGAAGTTCCCGGACTGCAGATCGCGGGGCGGAACGTACCATCCTATCAGGTCGGTGGCGACTATTTTGACCTGATCCGGCATGAAAGCGGAAACCTGACCATGGCAATTGCCGATGTCACAGGAAAAGGTGTTCCCGCATCCCTGCTCATGGCAAACCTGCAGTCTGTACTGCATATTCTCCAGCCGTTCGAAATCAGCCTGGTAGATGCCACCGGGCAGATCAACGCTCTGATCTATCAAAATACACCCAGCGACAAATTCATCAGTTTTTTCTGGGGTTTGTACTCCCCCGAAAACCGGACCCTTCGCTATGTGAACGCCGGTCACAACCCCCCCATTCTACTTCGCGAAAACACAGAACCCAGGCTGCTGACGGAGGGCGGGGTGCTGCTGGGCGCCATGCCTACTCTAACACCCTACTCGGAAGGCACGCTGCCGCTTGAAAAAGGGGATCTCCTGGTCATGTACACGGATGGCGTGACCGAAGCGATGAATGCCGATGATGAAGAGTATGGGGAGGAACGCCTGACCGCCTTGCTTGATGAGTTGCGCGGAGCCGATGCCCGTGACATACTTGAGGGCATTACCGCCGATGTCGGATCATTTTGTGACGATCAATTCACTGATGATCTCACCCTGATCGTCATTAAGGTGCACTGA
- a CDS encoding transporter substrate-binding domain-containing protein, with protein MYNLSTYRTHFRNKAGIGLIVLFSYGAGGCFKPDKDAYVQVEYSEPVAFDFEEIRERGTIRMITRYNSSSYFLHRGIDRGFEYELVSRFADDHNLKVEVVLIGSENDPIEMLNRGEGDLIAGNYAITRDRIGHVAFSRPYNFVNQVLVQPDSRARLDSLPQLKDVTVTVRANSSYHSTLRSLQEQGYDIRYKVVGEDWNTEALMLEVAEGTIDATIADDNLFQMASGYIDGITTGMVLSESDTVAWAVRKNAPVLKEKMDEFMTDHFRIRESDGRILRSAFLNILRRRYFDDDRQINRFRDRSFDTFHSGYISPYDDMVRTIAGEAGVDWKLVLAVMAQESRFDPNARSWAGAVGLMQIIPRFSLVEDEALLYDPEINIREGVRYLRKHLDRYAHLDSLNQYSLALASYNVGMGHIADARHLAAQLGNDPDEWDNIADALLRLMNRKYYQHARYGFKRGIETVNYVEDIMDRYGRFHAIYELAANFENRYLPFMAGSGPAGNQGVTVSAP; from the coding sequence ATGTACAATTTATCGACATACAGGACCCATTTTCGCAATAAGGCCGGGATCGGCCTCATCGTATTGTTTTCCTATGGTGCCGGTGGCTGTTTTAAACCGGACAAGGATGCGTATGTGCAGGTAGAATACTCTGAACCGGTTGCGTTTGATTTTGAAGAGATCCGGGAACGGGGCACGATTCGGATGATCACCCGGTACAACTCCAGCTCCTACTTTCTGCACAGGGGCATTGACCGCGGCTTTGAGTACGAGCTTGTCTCGCGGTTTGCCGATGACCACAACCTGAAAGTCGAGGTGGTGCTCATCGGATCCGAAAACGATCCTATCGAAATGCTGAACAGGGGGGAAGGTGACCTCATCGCGGGAAATTATGCCATCACCCGCGACCGCATTGGCCATGTTGCTTTTTCCCGGCCGTACAACTTCGTAAATCAGGTGCTGGTGCAGCCCGACAGCCGTGCCCGCCTGGACAGTCTACCTCAGTTGAAGGATGTCACGGTAACCGTCCGTGCCAACAGTTCCTATCACTCAACCCTGCGCTCGCTGCAGGAACAGGGCTACGATATTCGCTATAAAGTCGTAGGCGAAGACTGGAACACCGAGGCTCTGATGCTGGAGGTCGCCGAGGGAACAATTGATGCGACCATTGCCGATGACAATCTATTTCAGATGGCATCCGGATACATTGACGGAATTACAACCGGCATGGTTCTTTCCGAAAGTGACACGGTCGCCTGGGCGGTACGGAAAAATGCTCCCGTACTAAAGGAGAAAATGGATGAGTTCATGACGGATCACTTCCGGATACGGGAGTCCGACGGCCGCATTCTGAGATCGGCATTTCTGAATATTCTGCGCCGCAGATACTTTGATGATGATCGGCAGATAAATCGTTTCAGGGACAGATCGTTCGACACGTTTCATTCCGGGTACATTTCTCCATACGACGATATGGTCAGGACCATTGCCGGAGAGGCCGGAGTGGATTGGAAACTGGTACTTGCCGTAATGGCGCAGGAGTCCCGTTTCGATCCCAATGCGCGAAGCTGGGCCGGCGCGGTCGGCCTTATGCAGATTATTCCGCGATTCTCCCTGGTCGAGGACGAGGCCCTGCTCTATGACCCGGAAATCAATATCCGGGAGGGTGTTCGGTATCTGCGGAAACACCTGGACCGCTATGCGCACCTGGATTCTCTGAATCAATATTCGCTTGCGCTGGCCAGCTATAATGTCGGGATGGGGCACATTGCCGATGCGCGTCATCTGGCGGCACAGCTCGGCAATGACCCGGACGAGTGGGACAATATCGCGGACGCCCTGCTCAGATTGATGAACCGCAAATACTACCAGCATGCCCGCTATGGCTTCAAACGGGGCATTGAAACGGTCAACTACGTTGAGGATATCATGGACCGTTACGGCCGTTTTCACGCCATTTACGAACTTGCAGCCAATTTTGAGAACAGGTACCTGCCATTCATGGCCGGAAGCGGTCCCGCCGGTAACCAGGGCGTGACCGTCAGTGCACCTTAA
- a CDS encoding DMT family transporter codes for MSAPEVTRGRTQAQVPTRIYGMLAAGMIMFAFAPILVRSAGDADPLAFAAVRTVTAALVLLPFWWFRPSVVTSFFNFRDNLIAAGAGVMLGLHFIFWILAIQNTTIASASVLVTIHPVILILIEAGFFKRVFPPLVWIGVLVAFSGSVLLGYSDATSVTAFEHALLGDFYAVIAAVLFALYFLVSQKLRQKSDWINYVVRVYGFTGLTCLLAAIVAGSSFPMSPAVWLAGIGLALGPQIIGHGSMNYAVKYVAPTMLSMLILTEPVFATVLALILFSEMPPLATFPAMAIIIAGITMAWLTKKGK; via the coding sequence ATGAGTGCACCGGAAGTCACCCGAGGCAGAACTCAGGCGCAGGTGCCGACCCGTATTTACGGCATGCTGGCTGCAGGCATGATCATGTTTGCATTTGCCCCCATCCTGGTCCGTTCTGCCGGGGATGCCGACCCGCTGGCTTTTGCCGCTGTCAGGACCGTTACCGCGGCACTGGTGCTCCTGCCATTCTGGTGGTTCCGCCCCTCCGTAGTCACCTCCTTTTTCAACTTCAGGGATAACCTGATTGCCGCCGGTGCCGGGGTGATGCTGGGCCTCCATTTCATTTTCTGGATTTTGGCCATTCAGAATACGACCATCGCCTCGGCTTCCGTGCTTGTGACCATCCATCCTGTTATTCTGATCCTCATAGAAGCAGGCTTTTTCAAACGCGTTTTTCCGCCGTTGGTCTGGATTGGTGTCCTTGTAGCTTTTTCGGGATCGGTGCTGCTGGGATACTCCGATGCCACATCGGTTACGGCTTTTGAACATGCGTTGCTCGGGGATTTCTATGCGGTTATCGCAGCCGTTCTGTTTGCGCTCTACTTCCTGGTCAGCCAAAAGCTTCGACAGAAATCCGACTGGATCAACTACGTGGTTCGTGTTTACGGTTTTACAGGGCTGACCTGCCTGCTTGCCGCCATAGTGGCCGGAAGCAGTTTCCCGATGAGCCCGGCCGTTTGGCTTGCCGGAATCGGGCTGGCTCTGGGTCCGCAGATTATCGGCCATGGCTCCATGAACTACGCCGTCAAATACGTTGCCCCGACCATGCTGTCCATGCTCATTCTCACCGAGCCTGTTTTTGCCACTGTCCTGGCCCTGATTCTTTTCTCAGAAATGCCGCCGCTGGCTACTTTTCCGGCCATGGCGATTATCATCGCGGGTATTACCATGGCATGGCTGACCAAAAAAGGTAAATAA
- a CDS encoding DUF4293 family protein, with protein sequence MIQRIQTIFLFLILPVNAGFVFTPMFPHALQDPSGWLSNGLMAALFFSVALSLYSVFLFRNRQNQMKWVKRGMLFQVIAIGMAVGVFFTVGRIGMNLMAEALSVGLLVLGVALQYVALHYIDRDEKLVKSMDRIR encoded by the coding sequence GTGATACAGAGAATTCAAACCATTTTTCTGTTTTTGATACTGCCGGTTAACGCCGGTTTTGTTTTTACTCCCATGTTCCCCCATGCGCTGCAGGATCCAAGCGGCTGGCTGAGCAACGGTCTGATGGCCGCACTGTTTTTTTCGGTGGCGCTGAGCCTCTATTCCGTATTTCTGTTTCGTAACCGTCAAAACCAGATGAAATGGGTGAAGCGCGGGATGCTTTTTCAGGTGATAGCCATTGGGATGGCTGTCGGGGTCTTTTTTACAGTCGGCCGTATCGGAATGAATCTGATGGCGGAGGCTTTGTCGGTCGGTTTACTGGTGCTGGGCGTGGCGCTGCAGTATGTGGCGCTCCACTATATCGACCGCGATGAGAAGCTGGTGAAGTCAATGGATCGTATTCGCTGA